In one Podarcis muralis chromosome 7, rPodMur119.hap1.1, whole genome shotgun sequence genomic region, the following are encoded:
- the GPR3 gene encoding G-protein coupled receptor 3, whose amino-acid sequence MKEEVRLNATEDQQPGWFLPSNGSSNSLYLSEAPPPLPLNPWDVVLCVSGTIISCENAIVVAIIFYTPAFRTPMFLLIGSLATADLLAGLGLIFHFAFVYCIQSQVVNLITVGLLVCSFTASVGSLLAITIDRYLSLYNALTYYSERTVTRTYIMLIITWGVSICFGLLPVMGWNCLKDDSTCSIVKPLTKNNLIILSISFFMVFAMMLQLYVQICKIVCRHAQQIALQRHFLATSHYVTTRKGISTLAVILGTFASCWLPFAIYCLLGDYTYPALYTYMTILPATYNSMINPVIYAFRNQEIQKVLWTICCGCISSTMPFRSRSPSDV is encoded by the coding sequence ATGAAAGAGGAGGTGCGCCTCAATGCCACTGAAGACCAGCAGCCCGGCTGGTTCCTGCCCAGCAATGGCAGCAGCAATTCCCTGTATCTCTCcgaagctcctcctcctcttcccttgaATCCTTGGGACGTGGTGCTTTGCGTTTCCGGGACCATCATCTCCTGCGAGAATGCCATTGTGGTGGCCATCATTTTCTACACCCCTGCCTTCCGGACTCCAATGTTCCTCCTGATTGGGAGCTTAGCCACCGCAGACCTGCTAGCCGGCTTGGGCCTCATCTTCCACTTTGCCTTTGTTTACTGCATCCAGTCCCAGGTGGTGAACCTCATCACAGTGGGCCTCTTGGTGTGCTCCTTCACCGCCAGCGTGGGCAGCCTCCTGGCCATCACCATAGACCGGTACCTGTCCCTCTACAATGCGCTGACCTACTATTCAGAAAGGACGGTGACCCGGACGTACATCATGCTCATCATCACCTGGGGGGTCTCCATCTGTTTCGGACTGCTGCCCGTCATGGGCTGGAACTGCCTGAAGGACGACTCCACCTGCAGCATCGTCAAACCCCTGACCAAGAACAACCTCATCATCCTCTCCATCTCCTTCTTCATGGTCTTCGCCATGATGTTGCAGCTCTACGTGCAGATCTGCAAGATCGTCTGCAGGCACGCACAGCAGATTGCCCTCCAGAGACACTTCTTGGCCACTTCGCACTACGTCACCACCAGGAAAGGCATCTCCACCTTGGCTGTCATCCTGGGGACTTTTGCTTCCTGTTGGCTCCCCTTTGCCATTTACTGCCTCCTCGGAGATTACACGTACCCAGCTCTCTACACCTATATGACAATACTCCCGGCTACCTACAATTCCATGATCAACCCTGTgatctatgccttcaggaaccaAGAAATCCAAAAAGTGTTGTGGACTATCTGCTGCGGCTGCATTTCTTCCACCATGCCTTTCCGGTCCAGATCTCCCAGTGACGTCTGA